A region of Flavobacterium indicum GPTSA100-9 = DSM 17447 DNA encodes the following proteins:
- a CDS encoding hotdog family protein produces MLVDAKNVENYVPQRSPILLVDNLLEIDGSKAHTSYQIKDSVFVSNSDFEYHGVIEHLAQSSALFYGYLHGNKIGMIGSISRLKKEQFELKIHDVIESEINLMMEFNDLISVKAKSFFDGIEIMSCDMTLHFDSSK; encoded by the coding sequence ATGCTTGTAGATGCTAAAAATGTTGAGAATTATGTTCCGCAAAGATCCCCAATTTTGTTAGTAGATAATTTATTAGAAATAGATGGATCTAAAGCCCATACTAGTTATCAGATTAAAGATAGTGTTTTTGTTAGTAACTCAGATTTCGAATATCATGGTGTGATTGAACATTTGGCTCAGTCTTCAGCTTTGTTTTATGGTTATTTGCATGGTAACAAAATAGGTATGATTGGATCAATAAGTAGATTAAAAAAAGAACAATTTGAGTTAAAAATTCACGATGTTATAGAATCTGAAATTAATTTAATGATGGAATTTAATGATTTAATTTCTGTCAAGGCAAAGTCTTTTTTTGATGGAATTGAGATTATGAGTTGTGATATGACATTGCATTTTGATTCTAGTAAATAA
- a CDS encoding hotdog family protein codes for MELEGVFKIKNLTSVDNQFTCQIDLNFSHSLFDGHFRNYPIVPGVVELYILKKIIMSAVKNENISLESIDKVKFVNPIFENELSFAVNVQIENASNNNNLKVKASFTSLNNKMFMSFNGLYKLY; via the coding sequence ATGGAACTCGAAGGTGTATTTAAAATTAAAAATTTGACTAGCGTTGACAATCAATTCACATGTCAAATAGATTTAAACTTTAGCCATAGTTTGTTTGATGGGCATTTTAGAAATTATCCCATTGTGCCTGGAGTAGTAGAACTCTATATTTTAAAAAAAATAATAATGTCAGCTGTAAAAAATGAAAATATTTCTTTAGAATCTATTGACAAAGTAAAATTTGTTAATCCAATTTTCGAAAACGAACTTTCTTTTGCTGTTAATGTGCAAATTGAAAACGCTTCCAATAATAATAACCTTAAAGTTAAAGCTTCCTTTACAAGTTTAAACAATAAAATGTTTATGAGTTTTAATGGATTATATAAATTATATTAA
- a CDS encoding outer membrane beta-barrel protein, translating to MFKLSKILFFLFFLQIVFSQEKKIVLKIKTDDILCENVITDKKINVFTINNDEKKLVFSKVFTECFIEFKLPENNVDFQFEVSSSGYEVGILDFSTRDKDFVETTYLLMELKSKATQKQIETVVVKSNLNKFIKVDADKTIVQIKDNPVYDSGTSYDAISKLPGIMMAPTGGGFSINGKSLVVYLDGVQTNLRGEDLNTYLQSLPANYVEKVEIIENPGAAYDANTSGGIVNIITQGKGVKGINGSMGLFYSKNNYDKITPSVILNGTYKKVGFNLYSGYTYYESEKATTSDYGFSYFNPVQNYVRENVSTPIKRVFFFRPSLNFNLSKKSKLIFNYVLNNYNIYLNNSGDFFNLNGASSLNLNNSTTSNDNKTFNELVGKLQNKLSDNANFDVVLYYSNLNKKQSSYSEQLINNNPQYGKLFFDFDSSNFYVKTDLNSGFSNLDLKYNLGFKYDILQVHNDGNYLLNQNNINDLNANFNEYKKFFFNQSSFASYFDLKKKIWNINLTGGLRWELVQFSSDLNSNRLNELKYSNLFPSFSVNYAVNSMLKLFCNYSRKIEIPAYSYLDPNNFGNFDSYNSEIGNPLLRANFSSNYRAGISFMNFFNLTYNFSFLRSSNFRYFQVEPNSILTNDSFKTFYTIRNTNINLSFPLPLEIISKGVKYVQDNSSSPDKLNYLYFNIAYNNHDVGDYVYNFERKPFWFYNINAQFNMPYQTKFIAQYSRVSKGTYQIFDLIEPIQFFNCSITKSFFNKKLKVLIGVDDLFNTNKIHGFSIFDNLNAYYKEKQDTRMYNFRITYHFGNSKNVKNENFEIEKEQKEVEKEKTMINTKL from the coding sequence ATGTTTAAATTATCAAAAATTCTTTTCTTTTTATTCTTTTTACAAATTGTTTTTTCTCAAGAAAAGAAAATAGTTCTTAAAATAAAAACAGATGATATTTTATGTGAAAATGTAATTACAGATAAAAAAATCAATGTATTTACAATAAACAATGATGAAAAAAAACTCGTCTTTAGTAAAGTATTTACGGAATGTTTTATTGAGTTTAAATTACCAGAAAATAATGTTGATTTCCAATTCGAAGTAAGTTCGTCAGGATATGAAGTTGGAATTTTGGATTTTTCTACAAGAGATAAAGACTTTGTAGAAACAACTTATTTATTGATGGAGTTGAAAAGTAAAGCGACTCAAAAACAAATTGAAACTGTTGTGGTTAAATCCAATTTAAACAAATTTATAAAAGTTGATGCTGATAAAACAATAGTTCAAATTAAAGATAATCCAGTATATGATTCAGGAACATCTTATGATGCAATTTCTAAGTTGCCAGGAATTATGATGGCTCCAACTGGAGGTGGTTTTTCCATAAATGGGAAGAGCTTAGTTGTTTATTTAGATGGTGTTCAAACTAATTTACGAGGAGAAGATTTGAACACTTATTTACAAAGTTTACCGGCCAATTACGTTGAAAAAGTAGAAATTATTGAAAATCCTGGTGCTGCATATGATGCAAATACTTCTGGAGGGATAGTTAATATAATTACTCAAGGTAAGGGTGTTAAAGGAATTAATGGTAGTATGGGGCTTTTTTACTCTAAAAATAATTATGATAAAATTACTCCTTCTGTTATTTTAAATGGTACATATAAAAAAGTGGGATTTAATTTGTATAGTGGCTATACCTATTATGAATCTGAAAAAGCTACTACTTCAGATTATGGATTTTCTTATTTTAATCCAGTCCAAAATTATGTTAGAGAGAATGTGTCTACTCCAATCAAAAGGGTCTTTTTCTTTAGGCCTTCTTTAAATTTTAATCTTTCTAAAAAGTCTAAATTAATTTTTAATTATGTATTGAATAATTATAATATTTATTTAAATAATAGTGGAGATTTTTTTAATCTTAATGGAGCCTCATCATTAAATTTGAATAACTCTACTACATCAAATGATAATAAAACTTTTAATGAATTGGTTGGAAAATTACAAAATAAATTGTCTGATAATGCCAATTTTGATGTTGTTTTATATTATTCTAATTTAAATAAAAAGCAAAGTTCATATTCTGAACAATTGATTAATAATAATCCACAGTATGGAAAATTGTTTTTTGATTTTGATTCATCTAATTTTTATGTAAAAACAGATTTAAACTCAGGTTTTTCTAATTTAGATTTAAAGTATAATTTAGGTTTTAAATACGATATTTTGCAAGTACATAATGATGGAAATTATTTGTTAAATCAAAACAATATTAATGATTTAAATGCTAATTTTAATGAATATAAAAAATTCTTTTTTAACCAAAGTTCTTTTGCTTCGTATTTCGACTTAAAAAAGAAAATATGGAATATTAATTTAACTGGAGGTTTAAGATGGGAATTGGTTCAGTTTTCAAGTGATTTGAATAGTAATAGATTAAATGAATTAAAATATTCAAATTTATTCCCTTCTTTTTCAGTTAATTACGCAGTAAATTCAATGTTGAAATTGTTCTGTAATTATAGTAGAAAAATTGAGATTCCTGCGTATTCTTATTTAGATCCTAATAACTTTGGAAATTTCGATAGTTATAATTCTGAAATTGGGAATCCGTTATTGAGAGCTAATTTTTCTAGTAATTATAGAGCAGGTATTAGTTTTATGAACTTTTTTAATTTAACATATAATTTTTCTTTTTTAAGAAGTTCCAATTTTAGATATTTTCAAGTTGAACCCAATTCAATTTTAACTAATGATTCCTTTAAAACATTTTATACTATCAGAAATACAAATATTAATCTTTCATTTCCATTACCTTTAGAAATTATATCAAAAGGTGTTAAATATGTTCAGGATAATTCTTCTTCACCCGATAAGCTTAATTATTTGTATTTTAATATTGCCTACAATAACCATGATGTAGGTGATTATGTATACAATTTTGAGAGGAAACCATTTTGGTTTTATAATATTAATGCACAATTTAACATGCCTTATCAAACAAAATTTATCGCTCAATATTCTAGAGTGTCTAAGGGGACTTATCAAATTTTCGACTTAATAGAGCCTATTCAGTTTTTTAATTGTTCGATAACTAAATCCTTTTTTAATAAAAAATTAAAAGTATTAATTGGAGTAGATGATTTATTTAATACTAATAAAATTCATGGGTTTAGTATTTTTGATAATTTAAACGCTTATTACAAAGAAAAACAGGATACACGTATGTATAATTTCAGAATTACGTATCATTTTGGGAATAGTAAAAATGTGAAAAATGAGAATTTTGAAATAGAAAAAGAACAAAAAGAAGTGGAAAAAGAAAAGACTATGATTAATACTAAACTGTAA
- a CDS encoding DUF2141 domain-containing protein — protein sequence MFKVFLIMFLFLMNTIVGQNKKLTIEVTGFENNKGQVVVGLCNSEKTFLKVFVYGKTQKIENKKAIIVFDNIPVGEYAVCIFHDENLNNKLDSNFFKIPTEDFGFSNNVRGYFGPPEYKEAKFMLHSNKNISIKVN from the coding sequence ATGTTTAAAGTTTTTTTAATAATGTTTTTGTTTTTGATGAATACAATTGTAGGTCAAAATAAAAAATTAACTATAGAAGTTACTGGTTTCGAAAACAATAAAGGTCAAGTGGTTGTTGGGTTATGTAATAGTGAAAAAACTTTTTTAAAAGTATTTGTTTATGGGAAAACTCAAAAAATTGAAAATAAAAAAGCTATTATTGTTTTTGATAATATTCCAGTCGGAGAATACGCTGTTTGTATATTTCATGATGAAAATTTAAATAATAAATTAGATTCTAATTTTTTTAAAATTCCAACGGAAGATTTTGGTTTTTCAAATAATGTTCGAGGCTATTTTGGTCCTCCTGAGTATAAAGAAGCAAAGTTTATGTTGCATTCAAATAAAAATATTTCAATAAAAGTAAATTAG
- a CDS encoding thymidine kinase, translated as MFLENTVNQEEQFGWIEVICGSMFSGKTEELIRRLKRAQFAKQKVEIFKPAIDTRYHEEMVVSHNKNEIRSTPVPAAENIRILAQGCDVIGIDEAQFFDDEIVAVCNDLANSGIRVIVAGLDMDFKGNPFGPMPALMATAEYVTKVHAVCTRTGNLAHFSYRKATSENLVLLGETDEYEPLSRAAYYKAMRESKEEE; from the coding sequence ATGTTTCTCGAAAATACCGTAAATCAAGAAGAACAATTTGGCTGGATTGAAGTAATCTGCGGCTCTATGTTTTCTGGCAAAACAGAAGAATTAATTCGTCGATTAAAAAGAGCCCAATTTGCCAAACAGAAAGTTGAAATTTTCAAACCTGCAATTGACACGCGCTACCATGAAGAAATGGTGGTTTCACACAACAAAAATGAAATTCGTTCTACTCCAGTACCAGCAGCAGAAAACATTAGAATTTTAGCTCAAGGTTGCGACGTAATAGGTATTGATGAGGCCCAATTTTTTGACGATGAAATTGTAGCTGTTTGCAATGATTTAGCGAATAGTGGAATACGTGTAATTGTAGCCGGATTAGACATGGATTTTAAAGGCAATCCATTCGGTCCTATGCCTGCATTAATGGCTACTGCAGAATACGTTACTAAAGTACATGCCGTTTGTACAAGAACAGGTAATTTAGCCCATTTTAGTTATAGAAAAGCCACAAGTGAAAACCTAGTTTTATTAGGTGAAACAGACGAATACGAACCTTTAAGTAGAGCTGCTTATTATAAGGCTATGCGAGAAAGTAAAGAAGAAGAATAA